A single window of Puniceicoccus vermicola DNA harbors:
- a CDS encoding prepilin-type N-terminal cleavage/methylation domain-containing protein: MTHRSSSKTPGFSLIELLVVIAVLGILAAILVPAIQSVRENANSAKCSQNLRQLAMGSQLFGKDHDGMIVPWRYRPKGDNGGTAYWEESLSPYLDIPVSESKAEVPNTSVLLCPTEQENGKGETVYFEDGYHTNYSINLHIAWNQPGNPEGKSHPVFKKGYFHRMTDPAKTYLFIDLFGSGGGGFWMGPNLVYPHQGRVNVAYVDGHVEAKTEAEMQEYLDDPKHIFWMGTNP; the protein is encoded by the coding sequence ATGACGCATCGATCGTCATCGAAGACTCCGGGATTCTCCCTGATCGAGCTGCTGGTGGTCATCGCAGTGCTCGGGATTCTGGCCGCGATCTTGGTGCCCGCCATTCAGAGTGTGCGTGAGAATGCCAATTCGGCCAAATGTTCTCAGAATCTTCGGCAGCTTGCCATGGGCTCGCAGCTGTTCGGCAAAGACCACGACGGCATGATCGTTCCCTGGCGTTATCGTCCGAAGGGAGATAATGGTGGAACCGCCTATTGGGAGGAGTCGCTGAGTCCATATCTCGACATTCCCGTTTCCGAGTCTAAGGCCGAGGTTCCCAATACCTCCGTTCTCTTGTGCCCGACTGAGCAGGAGAATGGGAAGGGAGAGACCGTCTATTTTGAAGACGGTTATCACACAAATTACAGCATCAATCTTCACATCGCCTGGAATCAACCGGGTAATCCGGAGGGAAAATCGCATCCCGTATTCAAAAAGGGCTATTTTCATCGAATGACGGATCCTGCCAAAACCTATCTGTTCATCGATCTTTTTGGGTCCGGAGGTGGAGGCTTTTGGATGGGTCCAAATTTGGTCTATCCTCATCAAGGACGGGTGAATGTCGCCTATGTCGATGGCCATGTAGAGGCGAAGACAGAGGCGGAAATGCAGGAATACCTCGACGATCCCAAACACATCTTCTGGATGGGCACTAACCCCTAA
- a CDS encoding sugar-binding protein: protein MHSTLRRFSFFLCASWLFWSAFSLPTLSEAAIELFPDGRTVNNPRFPTVNPVEGGERGHFMDVSARFTYSFSPFLSFENGGKLDLWMRDTPQRLEKKVFWLKGEGSRVGVVIAPASEGRRVSLQMREGESVVDRMEVASSWGEDWRQLGFRWTDEQLSVLIDGAEQGSVEFKKGFSPQQIEFDCLYLDDISLEGEGSFSLDWENGYAAEVDPAENATAAVLRAFGFDSFVISLDPESREFPMMQVSKAGEQSAEATIRFQLKGERSGLTMDWSQSLSVGGSESAMEPIQFPKLLVSDVYHLKIAEVGTESGFSDEKHFFYVEPREDLPGPSKFGLHDSNNRTFGSWPDPLGIDFAHAYSYWSYIVGPAWIRDFNGEYGLDPETPPEEWAWNPRVDWHIGHGLKVYLSLQSEPFQDWMRAYEYPEQRMKEYPWGIRGGFPKMDLYRDFVHEAAKRYQGKVEYYEIENEPNAGGKNQIPPKAYVDIARAVYEEVHSVDPEAMVFGICGTGNFVPWMEKVFANGGNRFMDGVSIHTYVTPSLPEPSGLPGKLAKVEALIDSTGASMPVINSETGTYVALREVVDEPISEERLKEMIDQGTRSVFLSSGWPNYAVSERQGSISILRNAVYNFAAGVERFVFFGWNPEWPGLEKGEDWTQTGNANGFSLISMSRDGVRTPSWRTLAIGVLVEQLRSARLDSVQAINQGGVRGAIFSTQAGGETAVLWSPLGKRTVLLKVPSGEMEVVDLFGASRSVSGSDTVALELGEEPQYFHVNKPGLSLGASPVLNLTQTNRPDGGIDVSFSLVNRNPSPWSGQVHFPDQQGWTFDPAELDFSLEARSMENLQVVASPPRTGGETQVFLSAELSLPDGGTFSIPMALKRRPVLGISDIQSEGFEELVSPNSSVQRYVLNRPEQVVVGRPPKLTSIQEDQFWKGPDELSAAVRLGYNEKGLFIYADVVDSEASVPETWPGVRGSAVEIFFDLRSPKDGFGEGVGEGVYQVVLRPALSESESVAIWNTREEKGVLEGTVAEGGPTEDGYWVGFYVPWESLGRSPEEMQPFGFDIGFDSPTEDGKDRKNQIMLFGTASNSSDASHYGVVILEE from the coding sequence ATGCATTCGACTTTACGACGTTTCTCTTTCTTTCTTTGCGCTTCCTGGCTCTTTTGGAGTGCCTTTTCTTTGCCTACATTGAGCGAAGCTGCGATTGAACTCTTCCCGGATGGTCGTACGGTCAACAATCCGAGGTTTCCCACTGTGAATCCGGTGGAGGGCGGAGAACGGGGCCACTTCATGGACGTTTCGGCGAGGTTTACCTATTCGTTCTCGCCGTTTCTCAGCTTTGAGAACGGAGGTAAGCTCGATCTCTGGATGCGCGACACGCCGCAGCGCCTCGAGAAAAAGGTCTTTTGGCTGAAAGGTGAAGGTAGCCGGGTCGGAGTGGTCATTGCGCCAGCAAGTGAGGGGAGGAGGGTTTCTCTGCAGATGCGGGAAGGGGAATCGGTAGTCGATCGTATGGAAGTCGCTTCCTCGTGGGGCGAAGATTGGAGGCAGCTAGGCTTCCGTTGGACCGATGAACAGCTAAGTGTTCTTATCGACGGCGCGGAGCAGGGTTCGGTCGAATTCAAAAAAGGGTTTTCTCCGCAGCAGATCGAATTCGATTGTCTCTACCTAGATGATATTTCTCTGGAGGGGGAAGGAAGTTTTTCCCTCGATTGGGAGAATGGATATGCGGCGGAGGTTGATCCGGCAGAGAATGCGACGGCAGCGGTTCTGCGTGCCTTTGGATTTGATTCCTTTGTGATCAGTCTAGATCCGGAGAGCCGGGAGTTTCCGATGATGCAGGTGTCGAAAGCGGGGGAACAGTCCGCGGAAGCTACTATACGGTTTCAGCTCAAAGGCGAACGATCCGGCCTCACCATGGATTGGAGTCAGAGCTTGTCGGTGGGTGGATCCGAATCGGCAATGGAACCGATCCAATTTCCGAAATTGTTGGTCAGTGATGTTTACCATCTGAAGATTGCGGAGGTAGGAACGGAATCCGGATTCTCGGATGAGAAGCATTTCTTCTATGTCGAACCCCGCGAAGATCTTCCCGGCCCGTCCAAGTTTGGTCTCCACGATAGCAATAACCGTACCTTTGGTTCGTGGCCGGATCCGCTGGGTATCGATTTTGCCCATGCGTATTCTTATTGGTCCTATATTGTTGGACCGGCTTGGATACGCGATTTTAACGGGGAGTATGGGCTGGATCCCGAGACTCCGCCGGAGGAGTGGGCGTGGAATCCCCGCGTAGATTGGCATATCGGGCATGGGCTCAAAGTGTACTTATCGCTGCAATCTGAGCCGTTTCAGGACTGGATGCGGGCCTACGAATACCCAGAGCAGAGGATGAAGGAGTATCCTTGGGGAATCCGGGGTGGATTTCCGAAGATGGATCTCTACCGGGATTTCGTTCACGAGGCGGCGAAGCGGTATCAGGGGAAAGTCGAATACTACGAAATCGAAAACGAGCCCAATGCTGGCGGGAAAAATCAGATTCCCCCGAAAGCCTATGTGGATATCGCTCGTGCGGTTTATGAAGAGGTCCATTCTGTCGATCCGGAAGCAATGGTTTTCGGAATCTGCGGAACAGGTAATTTTGTTCCTTGGATGGAAAAGGTCTTTGCGAACGGCGGGAATCGTTTCATGGACGGCGTTTCCATTCATACCTATGTGACTCCGAGTCTTCCCGAGCCATCGGGTCTTCCGGGGAAACTAGCCAAGGTGGAGGCTCTGATTGACTCGACGGGAGCGAGTATGCCCGTCATCAACTCCGAAACAGGGACCTACGTAGCGCTGCGGGAAGTTGTCGACGAGCCGATATCGGAAGAGCGATTGAAAGAGATGATCGATCAGGGCACGCGGAGTGTGTTCTTGAGCAGTGGCTGGCCCAACTATGCGGTTTCCGAGCGGCAGGGAAGTATTTCGATTCTACGCAATGCGGTTTATAATTTTGCAGCGGGGGTAGAACGCTTTGTCTTCTTTGGGTGGAATCCCGAGTGGCCTGGTCTCGAAAAAGGGGAAGACTGGACCCAAACTGGCAACGCGAATGGTTTTTCGTTGATCTCAATGTCCCGTGATGGAGTGCGGACGCCGAGCTGGCGAACCCTAGCCATTGGTGTATTGGTAGAGCAGTTGCGTTCAGCCCGTCTAGATTCGGTTCAGGCGATCAATCAGGGAGGTGTCCGCGGGGCGATCTTTTCAACGCAGGCTGGAGGGGAAACCGCCGTCCTTTGGTCTCCACTGGGAAAGAGGACCGTTCTTTTGAAGGTTCCGTCCGGAGAAATGGAGGTCGTCGACCTTTTTGGAGCTTCCCGTTCGGTTTCGGGCTCGGATACGGTTGCTCTCGAGCTGGGTGAAGAACCGCAGTATTTTCATGTGAACAAGCCTGGACTGAGTCTCGGAGCCTCACCCGTGTTGAATTTGACTCAGACCAATCGTCCGGATGGCGGGATTGACGTTAGCTTTTCCCTGGTAAACCGCAATCCGAGTCCGTGGTCGGGCCAAGTCCACTTCCCGGACCAGCAGGGCTGGACCTTTGATCCCGCCGAGCTAGATTTCTCTTTGGAGGCTCGGTCGATGGAGAACCTGCAAGTGGTTGCGAGTCCTCCCCGGACGGGAGGCGAGACGCAGGTTTTTCTTTCCGCAGAGCTATCTCTCCCCGATGGGGGGACATTCTCAATTCCGATGGCTCTGAAGCGACGCCCGGTTCTCGGGATCTCTGATATCCAAAGTGAAGGATTCGAGGAGCTGGTTTCTCCAAACTCCTCGGTCCAACGATATGTGCTGAACCGTCCCGAGCAGGTTGTGGTGGGGCGTCCGCCGAAGTTGACGTCGATTCAGGAGGATCAGTTCTGGAAGGGGCCCGATGAGCTGTCGGCGGCAGTCAGGCTTGGCTATAACGAAAAAGGGTTGTTCATCTACGCGGACGTTGTCGATTCCGAGGCATCCGTTCCGGAAACCTGGCCGGGAGTACGCGGTTCGGCAGTGGAGATTTTCTTCGACCTCCGTTCGCCGAAGGATGGATTTGGGGAGGGTGTCGGCGAAGGTGTCTATCAGGTTGTTCTGCGCCCCGCTCTGTCGGAAAGTGAATCGGTAGCGATTTGGAACACCCGGGAGGAGAAGGGAGTCCTTGAGGGAACAGTGGCCGAGGGTGGCCCAACCGAGGACGGCTATTGGGTCGGGTTCTATGTTCCCTGGGAGTCATTGGGGCGGAGCCCTGAGGAAATGCAGCCGTTCGGTTTTGACATCGGTTTCGATAGTCCTACGGAGGATGGTAAGGATCGCAAGAATCAGATTATGCTGTTTGGAACGGCCTCGAACAGTTCGGACGCGAGCCACTACGGCGTGGTGATTCTGGAAGAATAG